The Meles meles chromosome 6, mMelMel3.1 paternal haplotype, whole genome shotgun sequence genome has a window encoding:
- the GSC gene encoding homeobox protein goosecoid: protein MPASMFSIDNILAARPRCKDSVLPVAPSAAAPVVFPALHGDSLYGAGGGASSDYGAFYPRPVAPGGAGLPAAVGGSRLGYNNYFYGQLHVQAAPVGPACCGAVPPLGAQQCSCVPTPPGYEGPGSVLVSPVPHQMLPYMNVGTLSRTELQLLNQLHCRRKRRHRTIFTDEQLEALENLFQETKYPDVGTREQLARKVHLREEKVEVWFKNRRAKWRRQKRSSSEESENAEKWNKTSSKASPEKREEEGKSDLDSDS from the exons ATGCCCGCCAGCATGTTCAGCATCGACAACATCCTGGCCGCCCGGCCGCGCTGCAAGGACTCGGTGCTGCCCGTGGCGCCCAGCGCCGCGGCTCCGGTCGTCTTCCCGGCCCTGCACGGGGACTCGCTCTACGGCGCCGGCGGCGGCGCCTCCTCGGACTATGGCGCCTTCTATCCGCGCCCCGTGGCCCCCGGCGGCGCAGGCCTCCCGGCCGCGGTCGGCGGCTCCCGACTCGGCTACAACAACTACTTCTACGGGCAGCTGCACGTGCAGGCGGCGCCCGTGGGCCCGGCCTGCTGCGGAGCCGTACCGCCGCTGGGTGCCCAGCAGTGCTCCTGCGTCCCGACGCCCCCAG GCTACGAGGGCCCCGGCTCGGTGCTGGTGTCCCCGGTCCCGCACCAGATGCTGCCCTACATGAACGTGGGCACGCTGTCGCGCACCGAGCTGCAACTTCTCAACCAGCTGCACTGTCGGCGGAAGCGGCGCCACCGCACCATCTTCACCGACGAGCAGCTGGAAGCGCTGGAGAACCTCTTCCAGGAGACCAAGTACCCAGACGTGGGCACCCGCGAGCAGCTGGCCCGGAAGGTGCACCTCCGCGAGGAGAAAGTGGAG GTTTGGTTTAAAAACCGCCGTGCCAAATGGAGGCGGCAGAAGCGGTCCTCGTCGGAGGAGTCGGAAAACGCCGAGAAGTGGAACAAGACGTCGTCTAAGGCGTCGCcggagaagagggaagaggaaggtaAAAGCGATTTGGACTCGGACAGCTGA